In Gopherus flavomarginatus isolate rGopFla2 chromosome 1, rGopFla2.mat.asm, whole genome shotgun sequence, a single genomic region encodes these proteins:
- the LOC127043298 gene encoding uncharacterized protein LOC127043298, translating into MQSPENRKRAPAWTAREVLDLIAIWGEDSVLTELCSKRRNEKIFEKISKAMMAKGHTRDSVQCRVKVKELRQAYQKTKAANGRSRSGPKTCRFYAELHAILGGCATTTPPLCMDSEVGVVISTMAEDSTEGEDEEEEEEEDDLAASTQHSVSPNSQELFVTQTELPFQPSQATSPDSEAMEATSAAYFSSLPTPSRRLSQIRRRKKKMRDQMFSEIMEVTRNERAHLNDWKDVVAKYRKDASEHEDRRDQHEDRRDEREDKRDAQDERWRQKDQRCRQGDQRWRDAMLELLRDQTDILRRLVELQEEQRGHRVQLQPLCNHSHHSPCSISSSPRHVRTRGGSLRAPADSTPVDSPTKRLSLH; encoded by the exons atgcagtctcctgagaatcgaaaaagagctccagcatggaccgcacgggaggtgctggatctgatcgctatatggggagaggattcagtgctaacggaactctgttccaaaagacgaaatgaaaaaatatttgaaaaaatttccaaggctatgatggccaaaggccacaccagggactcagtgcagtgcagagtgaaagttaaggagctcagacaagcctaccagaaaaccaaagcagcaaatggaaggtccaggtcagggccgaaaacatgccgcttctacgctgagctgcatgcaattttagggggctgcgccaccactaccccacccctgtgcatggattccgaggtgggggttgtaatctcaaccatggctgaggattctacggagggggaagatgaggaggaggaggaagaggaggacgaccttgcagcgagcacacagcactccgttagccccaacagccaggagctttttgtgactcagacagaattacccttccagccctcccaagccactagcccagacagtgaagccatggaagcgacctctg ctgcatatttttcaagcctccctactccatcccgaaggctctctcagataaggcggaggaaaaagaagatgcgagatcaaatgttctcggaaatcatggaagtaacccgcaatgaaagagctcatctgaatgactggaaggacgtggtagcaaagtacaggaaagatgccagtgaacatgaggacaggagggaccaacatgaggataggagggacgaacgtgaggataagagagatgctcaagatgagaggtggcggcagaaagatcagaggtgtaggcagggaGACCagaggtggcgggatgcaatgctggagctgctgcgtgatcaaactgatatcctccgacgtctggtggagcttcaggaagagcagcggggtcacagagtgcagctgcagcccctgtgtaaccactctcaccactcaccatgttccatatcttcctcacccagacatgtaagaacgcgtgggggaagccTTCGTGCACCCGCtgactccaccccagtggacagtccaaccaaaaggctgtcattacattga